From Cognatishimia activa, one genomic window encodes:
- a CDS encoding ceramidase, with product MDLHQHVDGYCERLDPSFWSEPINAITNAAFLIAAIYMWRRSEGLFLAKLLCIVLFAIGVGSFLFHTFAQTWAGIADVLPIILYILVYIFAATRDFWNQRAWIAGFAVVLFFPYAALLSPLFAQIPGFESSSAYGPVPLLIFTYAFGLRNRAPETAKGLAIGASIVCLSLFFRSIDEPLCNVLPFGTHFLWHILNGIALGWMIEVYRRHMLARPTKLG from the coding sequence ATGGATCTGCATCAACACGTTGATGGTTATTGCGAACGTCTGGATCCCTCGTTCTGGTCGGAACCGATCAATGCCATCACAAACGCGGCCTTTCTGATCGCGGCCATCTACATGTGGCGGAGGAGCGAAGGGCTGTTTCTCGCAAAACTCCTGTGTATCGTGCTGTTCGCCATCGGTGTTGGCAGCTTCCTATTCCACACTTTTGCGCAAACCTGGGCCGGTATTGCGGATGTTTTGCCCATCATCCTCTACATCCTCGTTTATATTTTCGCTGCGACCCGCGATTTCTGGAACCAAAGAGCTTGGATCGCGGGCTTTGCGGTGGTCCTTTTCTTCCCCTATGCGGCGCTGCTCTCACCGCTCTTTGCGCAAATTCCCGGCTTTGAAAGCTCGTCTGCTTACGGACCTGTACCACTCCTGATCTTTACCTATGCATTTGGTCTGCGAAACAGAGCGCCAGAAACTGCCAAGGGTCTAGCGATTGGCGCGTCGATTGTCTGCCTGTCGCTCTTTTTCCGTTCCATTGATGAACCCCTGTGCAATGTGCTGCCTTTTGGTACCCATTTCCTATGGCACATCCTGAATGGCATCGCTTTGGGCTGGATGATTGAGGTCTATCGCCGACACATGCTTGCACGCCCTACAAAGCTTGGCTAA